Below is a window of Limnochordia bacterium DNA.
CACATACTCAGGATAAGCTTTAGAAGGTGTATTTCCAGTTTTAGTGGTACCTATTCCGCTAAGTCGTACCCACTTCCAACTCTCCGGAATATCAAACGGTATCTCATCCTCTGAAATTTCCGGTAATGGCTTTTCCTTTTTGATTTTACCTTCCTTGATGAGTCGCTGCTTTTCGGCCTGAATCTGTTGATAAAGCTCCTCGGCTGTACCTTCCTCCAGGCGCTGTTCGACCAGTTT
It encodes the following:
- a CDS encoding restriction endonuclease subunit S; this encodes MTPQELKNSILQLAIQGKLVEQRLEEGTAEELYQQIQAEKQRLIKEGKIKKEKPLPEISEDEIPFDIPESWKWVRLSGIGTTKTGNTPSKAYPEYV